From Thermoflavifilum aggregans, a single genomic window includes:
- a CDS encoding glycosyltransferase, producing MKVLHVIPSYYPAFRYGGPLQSTFLLNQYLTKAGVEVDVLTTTAGQEPSFVLAASRGWQQVDNHRVLYLPYRGYEHYNFSVPFYKKCKELISQYDLIHITGVWNFTTWAAAFWACRYQKKYLISPRGVLYPEAFRLRSYLIKKMYYHLFTRRYMHHADLLHYTTHDEQEHSNAHLSIRTPSVVIPNGIDMHTVCADGREIKDLHRPYLLYVGRLHRIKSLELLITAFHEINNPDFHLYIAGDYNTEYGRLMQNLVEKRGMQQQIHFTGAVYDERKWFLYRHAYLFVLPSRSENFGMSVVEAMACGCPVVISDRVGIHREVAAHQAGVVHQLTLNSLKEALLTFMRDCYLRDCYAANARRLVEEEYEIGKVSERMKKIYEELLS from the coding sequence ATGAAAGTGCTGCATGTAATACCATCCTATTATCCGGCTTTTCGGTACGGAGGACCTTTGCAGTCCACCTTTCTGCTGAACCAGTATCTTACAAAGGCAGGAGTTGAAGTAGATGTACTTACCACAACAGCAGGCCAGGAACCATCATTTGTACTGGCCGCATCGCGCGGATGGCAACAGGTAGATAATCATCGGGTGTTGTATCTGCCTTATAGAGGTTATGAACATTATAACTTTTCTGTTCCCTTTTACAAAAAATGCAAGGAACTTATTTCGCAATATGATTTGATACATATTACAGGTGTATGGAATTTCACCACATGGGCTGCCGCATTTTGGGCCTGCAGATATCAGAAAAAATACCTGATATCACCCAGAGGCGTGTTGTATCCTGAAGCTTTCCGTTTGCGATCTTATTTGATAAAGAAGATGTATTATCATTTGTTTACCAGGCGTTATATGCATCATGCAGATTTGCTGCATTACACTACCCATGATGAGCAGGAACATTCCAATGCCCATCTGTCTATCCGTACTCCTTCGGTTGTGATTCCCAACGGTATTGACATGCATACCGTTTGTGCTGATGGACGTGAGATAAAAGATTTGCATCGCCCATATCTGTTGTATGTTGGAAGATTGCATCGTATCAAAAGTCTCGAACTGTTGATTACGGCTTTTCACGAAATCAATAATCCGGATTTTCATTTGTACATAGCTGGGGATTATAATACTGAATATGGGAGGTTGATGCAAAACCTGGTTGAAAAAAGAGGGATGCAGCAACAGATACATTTTACGGGTGCAGTTTATGATGAAAGAAAATGGTTTTTGTATCGTCATGCTTATTTGTTTGTGTTGCCTTCCCGGAGTGAAAATTTCGGAATGAGTGTGGTTGAGGCGATGGCCTGTGGATGTCCGGTTGTAATTTCCGATCGGGTGGGTATACATCGGGAGGTGGCAGCACATCAGGCTGGCGTTGTGCATCAGCTTACGCTGAACAGTTTAAAGGAAGCATTGCTTACATTCATGCGTGATTGTTATTTGCGTGATTGCTATGCTGCCAATGCAAGGAGACTTGTGGAGGAAGAATATGAAATCGGCAAGGTGTCGGAGAGGATGAAAAAGATATATGAAGAGCTATTGAGTTGA
- a CDS encoding glycosyltransferase family 2 protein encodes MDNSPFSFIILTFNEEMHLPRLLNSIQGLHAPVFILDSGSSDHTVDIANRFGAIVDYHAFENHPKQWEFALTHFHVTTPWTICLDADQVVLPELYHRLYHFKNEDIPEDVQGIYFNRKNYFKGKWIKHGGYFPKYMLKMFKTGIGYSDTDENMDHRFVVPGKTIIWKDGYIKEENLKENHISYWITKHNRYSDLLAQEEIERKKGLRGYAARRWLNGSPDERIAYQKNIWRSLPLFIRPFLYFFYRYFFRLGFLDGREGLIFHVLQGFWFRFLVDVKIWEFMQSKKSEKSDKQSSLF; translated from the coding sequence ATGGACAACTCTCCGTTTTCATTTATTATTCTGACTTTCAATGAAGAGATGCATTTACCACGTTTACTGAATTCCATTCAGGGATTGCATGCCCCGGTATTTATTCTGGATTCAGGAAGTTCAGATCATACCGTGGATATAGCCAATCGTTTCGGTGCCATTGTTGATTATCATGCATTTGAAAATCATCCCAAGCAGTGGGAATTTGCTTTGACGCATTTTCATGTTACAACTCCATGGACTATATGCCTGGATGCAGATCAGGTGGTGTTACCTGAACTTTATCACAGGTTGTATCATTTCAAAAATGAAGATATTCCAGAAGATGTGCAGGGCATTTATTTCAACAGAAAAAATTATTTCAAAGGCAAGTGGATCAAACATGGTGGATATTTTCCCAAATACATGCTTAAAATGTTTAAAACGGGAATTGGGTATTCAGATACAGATGAGAATATGGATCATCGATTTGTAGTTCCCGGAAAAACCATCATTTGGAAAGACGGATATATAAAAGAAGAGAACCTGAAAGAAAATCATATTAGTTATTGGATTACCAAGCATAATCGCTACAGTGATCTTTTAGCACAGGAAGAAATTGAAAGAAAAAAAGGATTACGTGGGTATGCTGCCCGTCGTTGGTTGAACGGATCACCAGATGAGCGAATTGCTTATCAGAAAAACATTTGGCGGTCTTTACCTCTTTTCATTCGTCCGTTTTTGTATTTTTTCTATCGGTATTTCTTTCGATTAGGTTTTCTGGATGGAAGAGAAGGTCTCATCTTCCATGTATTGCAGGGTTTCTGGTTTCGCTTCCTGGTGGATGTGAAGATCTGGGAATTCATGCAATCAAAAAAGAGTGAAAAATCTGATAAACAATCATCATTATTTTGA
- a CDS encoding carbamoyltransferase family protein: MYILGINAYHGDAAACLLRDGILLNAVEEERFRRIKHWAGFPEEAIRFCLRDAGISVQDVDYITIGRNPSAHLLKKLIGSVYRLPNSRFMADRLQNLQQVVSVKSHIAHMFGLSEVQLRPQFRHIEHHRSHLASAFFPSPFEEAALISIDGFGDYTSVMMGVGRGREIRILQSITYPHSLGIFYTAFTQFLGFHHYGDEYKVMGLAPYGEPRLMAVLRKVIEPVAHGKFMLHTKYFGHTRVGVRMTWNGGAPALGCLYTDALVQLLAPYGKPRRPDEPITTFHQDLAASVQCMTEDIILHMLHELYRRTHIKNLCVAGGVAQNSVAMGKMRLRTDFENIYLPPAAYDAGTALGSALWCYHQQLQQHDRAYIRSASLGPAYSDDLIEKLLVEKQVPYCRLEDKDQMIALTARLLADGKVVGWFQGRTEFGPRALGNRSVLVHPGRPDAKDLLNSKIKRRESFRPFAPSILKEYVAEYFEQDDDVFFMEKVFRIKSGKRAQIPAVTHVDGTGRLQTVHRDVSPLYYALIDSFRKITGLPVLLNTSFNENEPIVNTPAQALDCFLRTEMDVLVMGNCVVFRENLQRR, encoded by the coding sequence ATGTATATCCTGGGTATCAATGCCTATCATGGTGATGCAGCGGCCTGTTTGCTGAGGGATGGCATTTTATTGAATGCTGTAGAAGAAGAGCGTTTTCGTCGTATCAAGCACTGGGCAGGTTTTCCGGAAGAAGCTATCCGTTTTTGTTTGCGGGATGCAGGTATATCTGTTCAGGATGTGGATTATATCACCATAGGTCGCAACCCGTCAGCACATCTGCTGAAAAAATTGATCGGGTCTGTGTACCGCCTGCCGAATTCACGATTCATGGCAGATCGCCTGCAGAACCTGCAACAGGTAGTTTCTGTAAAATCGCATATAGCGCATATGTTTGGCTTATCTGAAGTGCAATTAAGGCCACAGTTCAGACATATTGAGCACCATCGCAGCCATCTTGCATCTGCATTTTTTCCATCACCTTTTGAAGAAGCAGCCTTGATTTCCATTGATGGATTCGGAGATTATACTTCCGTGATGATGGGCGTGGGGCGGGGTCGAGAAATACGTATTCTGCAGAGCATCACGTATCCGCACTCGTTAGGGATTTTTTACACGGCTTTTACGCAGTTTTTAGGGTTTCATCATTACGGTGATGAATATAAGGTAATGGGTCTGGCTCCGTATGGAGAGCCGCGGTTAATGGCGGTTTTGCGAAAAGTAATTGAACCGGTTGCTCATGGCAAATTCATGTTGCATACGAAATATTTTGGACATACCCGTGTCGGTGTGCGCATGACATGGAACGGCGGAGCACCCGCATTGGGATGCTTGTACACCGATGCATTGGTGCAATTGCTAGCACCTTATGGAAAACCCCGCAGGCCTGATGAACCCATCACAACCTTTCATCAGGATCTGGCCGCTTCGGTGCAATGCATGACTGAAGACATCATTTTGCACATGTTGCATGAACTCTATCGGCGTACGCATATCAAAAATCTTTGTGTAGCCGGAGGCGTGGCGCAGAATTCTGTAGCCATGGGTAAAATGAGGTTGAGGACTGATTTTGAAAACATTTATCTTCCTCCTGCAGCTTATGATGCAGGTACTGCCCTGGGATCGGCATTGTGGTGCTACCATCAGCAGCTGCAGCAGCATGATCGCGCTTACATTCGATCGGCCAGCCTGGGGCCTGCGTATAGCGATGATTTGATTGAAAAACTTCTGGTGGAAAAGCAGGTACCTTATTGCCGGCTGGAAGATAAGGATCAGATGATAGCCCTGACAGCCCGTCTGCTTGCCGATGGCAAGGTGGTAGGCTGGTTTCAGGGAAGGACCGAATTCGGCCCCCGCGCTTTAGGCAATCGTTCGGTGCTGGTACATCCGGGCCGCCCCGATGCCAAAGATCTGCTCAACAGCAAAATCAAACGAAGGGAATCGTTTCGTCCGTTTGCACCTTCTATCCTGAAAGAATATGTTGCGGAATATTTTGAGCAGGATGATGATGTGTTTTTTATGGAAAAAGTGTTTCGCATTAAATCCGGAAAACGTGCACAGATACCGGCTGTGACACATGTGGATGGCACTGGGAGGCTGCAAACCGTGCATCGGGATGTGTCTCCGCTTTATTACGCATTGATTGATTCATTCCGAAAAATAACAGGGTTGCCGGTATTGCTCAACACATCTTTTAACGAAAATGAACCCATTGTCAACACACCTGCACAGGCATTGGATTGTTTTCTCAGAACGGAGATGGATGTACTGGTGATGGGCAATTGTGTGGTTTTCAGGGAAAATCTGCAGCGAAGGTAA
- a CDS encoding glycosyltransferase family 2 protein — MLFSIITVTYNRAKTLLRALNSVASQQFSDYEHLVIDGNSTDGTAELLREFAWHASALRYVCEPDQGVYDAINKGIRMARGEIIALLHADDFYADAYVLQRYAHAFETHDVDGVYSDLVYIANSPRLEQHEKTNTVIRYLPRRVRPALPYQQMGFSFPMGSAYARSTRTNSQGRHFIQGYPIIRNWVTHRTGQPDNRELLRLIQQGWMPPHPTLMVKRDVLLETGGYQTDKKIASDYEMILRLFLHQHIRTYYLPVTTYCMTMGGLSNGSLKNIIRKSWEDFQIMKQYHFRHPALSLAWKNISKIPQFFMR; from the coding sequence ATGCTTTTCAGTATCATTACGGTTACCTACAACCGGGCCAAAACCCTTTTGCGCGCTCTCAACAGTGTGGCCAGCCAGCAATTTTCAGATTATGAACATCTGGTAATTGATGGAAATTCCACTGATGGTACAGCAGAGCTTCTGCGGGAGTTTGCATGGCATGCCTCTGCCCTGCGCTACGTCTGCGAGCCCGATCAGGGCGTTTATGATGCGATTAACAAAGGTATCCGGATGGCGCGCGGAGAAATCATAGCCTTATTGCATGCCGATGATTTCTATGCCGATGCGTATGTATTGCAGCGATATGCTCATGCTTTTGAAACACATGATGTAGATGGCGTGTACAGCGATCTGGTGTATATAGCCAATAGTCCCCGGCTGGAACAGCATGAAAAAACCAATACCGTGATACGCTATCTGCCTCGGCGTGTCAGACCCGCACTTCCTTATCAGCAAATGGGTTTTTCTTTTCCCATGGGTTCTGCATACGCACGTTCAACCCGGACAAATTCGCAGGGCCGGCATTTCATTCAGGGATATCCCATCATCCGCAACTGGGTCACACACCGCACGGGTCAGCCCGACAACCGAGAACTGCTCAGACTTATTCAGCAAGGATGGATGCCTCCCCATCCCACCCTGATGGTGAAACGCGATGTTTTGCTGGAGACCGGAGGCTATCAGACCGACAAAAAAATTGCTTCGGATTATGAAATGATCCTGCGCCTGTTCCTCCATCAGCATATTCGCACCTATTATTTGCCCGTTACCACCTATTGCATGACGATGGGTGGATTGAGCAATGGCTCATTGAAAAATATCATCCGGAAAAGCTGGGAGGATTTTCAGATCATGAAACAATACCATTTCAGGCATCCGGCATTATCGCTGGCATGGAAAAATATTTCCAAGATTCCCCAGTTTTTCATGAGATAA
- a CDS encoding FkbM family methyltransferase, which translates to MIDLSSVSYKSVMGKYLRFPLALIPQKVVLRILQGELRRMKWIKGSSTNDCWISIYELNKQKLFYNTIQPGNIVYDLGAHVGFYTLLAAKAVGKYGRVFSFEPLNRNLFFLKKHIALNQLQNVIVLPYAVGNEHVFKCFYVGKNRFSEGHLSDHGNLKVEVIRMDEFMAGQQYPLPDVIKMDMEGSEYEALLGTKKLLEIKSRLFFWLRMEKR; encoded by the coding sequence ATGATTGATTTATCATCGGTTTCATACAAATCTGTTATGGGAAAATACTTGCGCTTTCCCCTGGCGCTGATTCCGCAGAAAGTAGTTTTGAGAATTTTACAAGGTGAACTTCGGAGAATGAAATGGATAAAAGGAAGCTCAACAAACGATTGTTGGATTAGCATATACGAACTAAACAAACAAAAATTGTTTTATAACACCATACAACCCGGGAATATTGTGTATGATCTCGGAGCACATGTGGGATTTTATACATTGCTTGCTGCAAAAGCTGTGGGTAAGTATGGAAGGGTTTTCAGTTTTGAACCTTTGAACAGAAATTTATTTTTTTTAAAAAAACATATCGCATTGAATCAATTGCAAAATGTGATAGTACTGCCTTATGCGGTGGGGAATGAACATGTGTTTAAGTGTTTTTATGTGGGAAAGAATAGATTCTCTGAGGGGCATTTATCAGATCATGGGAATCTAAAAGTGGAAGTGATTCGCATGGATGAGTTCATGGCTGGCCAACAATATCCACTTCCTGATGTGATAAAGATGGATATGGAAGGTAGTGAATATGAAGCGTTGCTTGGCACGAAGAAATTGTTAGAAATAAAAAGCCGATTATTTTTCTGGCTACGCATGGAGAAGAGATAA
- the recR gene encoding recombination mediator RecR encodes MIFSSRLIEEAVEAFSRLPGIGRKTALRLVLHLLKEAPEETHRLADAIRRMRDEIRFCRICYNVSDAEVCSICGNPARRHDIICVVENIRDVMAIENTQQYAGVYHVLGGVISPLAGVGPEDLTIEPLVQRVATGQVQEVIMAISPTVEGDTTIFYISGKLKAYPVKLTTIARGIAFGGELEYADEMTLARSLTNRLPLEKYMLSSQADPSPDT; translated from the coding sequence ATGATTTTTTCTTCCCGTTTGATTGAAGAGGCGGTGGAGGCATTTTCCCGGCTGCCTGGTATCGGCCGGAAAACAGCCCTGCGTCTGGTTCTGCACCTGCTCAAAGAAGCGCCCGAAGAAACCCATCGCCTGGCAGACGCTATTCGCCGCATGCGCGATGAAATTCGCTTCTGCCGGATCTGTTACAACGTGTCGGATGCCGAAGTATGCAGCATCTGCGGCAACCCAGCCCGTCGGCACGACATCATCTGCGTGGTGGAAAACATCCGTGATGTGATGGCCATTGAAAATACCCAGCAATATGCCGGTGTGTATCATGTGCTGGGGGGAGTGATTTCGCCACTGGCCGGTGTGGGTCCGGAAGACCTGACCATTGAACCGCTGGTGCAACGGGTAGCTACCGGTCAGGTACAGGAGGTGATTATGGCTATCAGTCCTACCGTGGAAGGCGACACCACCATCTTTTATATTTCCGGAAAGCTGAAGGCTTATCCCGTAAAACTCACCACCATAGCGCGGGGCATTGCTTTTGGAGGAGAGCTGGAATATGCTGATGAAATGACCCTGGCCCGCTCATTGACCAATCGCCTGCCGCTGGAAAAATATATGTTGTCATCCCAGGCGGATCCTTCTCCGGACACATAA
- a CDS encoding homocysteine S-methyltransferase family protein: protein MKSLNDCAQERILIIDGAMGTMIQRHRLSEQDYRGQRFADYHRDVKGNNDLLNLTQPQIIRSIHEAYLEAGADIIETNTFSSTRIAQADYGMQELAYELNLAGARIAREAADAYMARHPDRPRFVAGAIGPTNKTLSISPDVTNPGYRAVTFDEVAEAYEEQVRGLVEGGVDVLLIETIFDTLNAKAAIYAIRQYFRKSGRQPLPIMISVTITDASGRTLSGQTLEAFYISIMHARPFSVGLNCALGARQMGPYLEELSRIASCYVSVYPNAGLPNAFGEYDELPHDTAEAIAGFAREGWVNIVGGCCGTTPDHIHEIARLVSSYPPRPLPIVAQTAPVSDSIVV from the coding sequence ATGAAATCACTCAACGACTGTGCGCAGGAGCGCATCCTGATTATTGACGGTGCCATGGGCACCATGATTCAGCGTCATCGCCTCTCTGAACAGGATTACCGGGGTCAGCGTTTTGCGGATTATCACCGGGATGTGAAAGGCAATAATGATCTGCTCAATCTCACACAGCCACAGATCATCCGAAGCATTCACGAAGCCTATCTTGAGGCTGGTGCCGATATTATTGAAACCAATACCTTCAGCAGTACTCGCATAGCCCAGGCGGATTATGGGATGCAGGAACTGGCCTATGAGCTGAATTTGGCCGGTGCCCGCATAGCCCGGGAGGCGGCAGATGCTTACATGGCCCGTCATCCCGACCGGCCGCGCTTTGTGGCTGGCGCTATAGGTCCTACCAATAAAACCCTTTCCATTTCTCCGGATGTAACCAATCCCGGTTACCGGGCGGTGACCTTCGATGAGGTGGCTGAAGCGTATGAAGAGCAGGTGCGTGGGCTGGTAGAAGGAGGTGTGGATGTGTTGCTAATTGAAACTATTTTTGATACCCTCAATGCCAAAGCCGCCATTTATGCCATCCGTCAATATTTCCGGAAATCCGGTCGGCAACCATTGCCCATCATGATTTCGGTAACCATTACCGATGCATCGGGACGTACCTTAAGCGGGCAAACGCTGGAAGCCTTTTATATTTCCATCATGCATGCCCGGCCTTTTTCAGTAGGGTTAAACTGTGCTTTAGGCGCCCGGCAGATGGGGCCTTATCTGGAAGAACTCTCACGCATCGCCAGCTGTTATGTGAGTGTATATCCCAATGCTGGTTTACCCAATGCTTTCGGGGAATATGATGAGCTGCCCCACGATACGGCCGAAGCCATTGCAGGCTTTGCCCGTGAAGGCTGGGTGAATATTGTGGGTGGTTGCTGTGGCACCACGCCCGATCATATACACGAAATCGCCCGGCTGGTGAGCTCCTATCCTCCCCGCCCGCTGCCCATTGTGGCTCAAACGGCCCCTGTTTCCGATTCGATTGTAGTTTAA
- the metH gene encoding methionine synthase, with amino-acid sequence MASSQVIIQPYLRLSGLEPLVVRPETNFINIGERTNVTGSKKFARLIREGKYEEALSVARQQVENGAQILDVNMDDALLDSEKAMTTFLQLLAAEPDIARIPVMIDSSRFSVILAGLKCVQGKCIVNSISLKEGEEKFLEQARICQDFGAAVVVMAFDEKGQADTLERRVSVCQRAYRLLTEKLNYAPQDIIFDPNVFAVATGMEEHNHYAVDFIEATRQIKQLMPLCKVSGGISNVSFSFRGNDVVREAMHAVFLYHAIRAGLDMGIVNAGAIPVYDEIPEELRERVEDVILDRRPDATERLMEYAEQVKAKGKQVLKDESWRKGTVQERLIHALVNGITDYIEQDVEEARLQYPRPLDVIEGPLMDGMNIVGDLFGSGKMFLPQVVKSARVMKKAVAVLLPYMEAEKAQLQLDGKQQDRQQGGGKIVMATVKGDVHDIGKNIVGVVLGCNGYEILDLGVMVPAEKILQTAREVQADAIGLSGLITPSLDEMVHVAQEMERQGFRIPLLIGGATTSRMHTAVKIAPEYSGGVVHVQDASKCVQVVSNLMNPASRNDFLNHIREEYGQLRVNFQNKKSTKSYISLQEARARKTPVDWKNYRPPVPQQPGVQAFTDYDLEELTHYIDWQPFFIAWELHGKFPQILDDPKVGESARRLYDDAQALLQQIVREKWLTARAVIGLFPAYAVDDDDVMVETPEGPVRLCFLRQQMKKAADQPNLCLADFIKPQSMLAPGETDYIGAFAVTAGIGIEKWIRHFEADHDDYHIIMLKALADRLAEAFAERMHERVRKEFWGYQPDEQLTNEQLIREEYLGIRPAPGYPACPDHTEKRKLFRLLCATEHTGIQLTESLAMYPAASVCGWYFSHPESKYFGVGKILEDQVEDYARRKQMPLDEVTYWLRPQLQD; translated from the coding sequence ATGGCATCTTCCCAAGTAATTATACAACCTTATCTGCGTCTTTCTGGACTGGAACCTTTGGTGGTCAGGCCTGAAACCAATTTTATCAATATCGGGGAACGAACCAATGTTACCGGTTCCAAAAAATTTGCCCGGCTTATTCGTGAAGGCAAATACGAAGAGGCGCTTTCCGTGGCCCGCCAGCAAGTGGAAAACGGAGCTCAGATCCTCGACGTGAATATGGACGATGCCCTGCTGGATAGTGAAAAAGCCATGACCACCTTTCTGCAGTTGCTGGCTGCAGAGCCTGATATTGCCCGTATTCCCGTGATGATCGACAGCAGCCGGTTCAGCGTCATCCTGGCTGGCCTGAAATGTGTGCAGGGCAAATGCATTGTGAATTCCATTTCCCTGAAGGAAGGCGAAGAAAAATTTCTTGAACAGGCCCGCATCTGTCAGGATTTTGGTGCGGCCGTGGTGGTGATGGCTTTCGATGAAAAAGGACAGGCCGATACCCTGGAGCGCCGGGTAAGTGTCTGCCAGCGAGCCTATCGGCTGCTGACCGAAAAATTAAACTATGCACCACAGGACATCATCTTCGATCCCAATGTATTTGCCGTGGCCACCGGTATGGAGGAGCACAACCATTATGCAGTAGATTTCATTGAAGCCACCCGGCAGATCAAGCAACTCATGCCGTTATGCAAGGTGAGCGGCGGCATCAGCAATGTATCCTTCTCCTTCCGCGGCAACGATGTGGTGCGGGAAGCTATGCATGCGGTATTTCTGTATCACGCTATCCGTGCCGGCCTCGATATGGGCATCGTCAATGCCGGTGCTATTCCTGTGTATGATGAAATACCCGAAGAGCTGCGCGAAAGAGTGGAGGATGTGATTCTGGATCGGCGACCCGATGCCACCGAGCGCCTGATGGAATATGCCGAGCAGGTAAAGGCCAAAGGCAAACAGGTGCTTAAGGACGAAAGCTGGCGCAAAGGCACTGTGCAGGAACGCCTCATCCATGCCCTGGTGAATGGGATCACCGATTATATCGAGCAGGATGTGGAAGAAGCCCGTTTGCAATATCCCCGCCCGCTGGACGTGATTGAAGGTCCGCTGATGGATGGGATGAATATCGTAGGCGACTTGTTTGGCAGTGGTAAAATGTTTCTGCCGCAGGTAGTGAAAAGTGCCCGGGTGATGAAAAAAGCCGTGGCTGTGCTGTTGCCCTACATGGAGGCCGAGAAGGCACAGCTGCAACTGGATGGCAAACAGCAGGACAGGCAACAGGGCGGTGGTAAAATAGTGATGGCCACCGTAAAGGGTGATGTGCATGATATTGGTAAAAATATCGTGGGTGTAGTGCTGGGTTGCAATGGGTATGAAATCCTGGATCTGGGTGTGATGGTACCGGCCGAAAAAATCCTGCAGACGGCCCGTGAAGTACAGGCCGATGCCATTGGCCTGAGTGGATTGATTACACCCAGCCTCGATGAAATGGTGCATGTAGCGCAGGAAATGGAGCGGCAGGGATTCAGGATTCCGTTGCTGATAGGCGGGGCAACCACCTCCCGGATGCACACAGCCGTGAAAATCGCACCGGAATATTCCGGCGGCGTGGTGCACGTACAGGATGCATCCAAATGCGTACAGGTCGTAAGCAACCTGATGAATCCCGCATCCCGGAACGATTTTCTCAACCATATCCGTGAAGAATATGGCCAGCTGCGCGTGAACTTCCAGAACAAAAAATCCACAAAGTCTTATATCTCCCTGCAGGAAGCCCGTGCCCGGAAAACACCTGTGGATTGGAAAAACTACCGTCCTCCTGTGCCCCAGCAACCAGGCGTGCAGGCATTTACAGATTATGATCTGGAAGAATTGACTCATTATATTGACTGGCAGCCGTTTTTCATTGCCTGGGAACTGCATGGCAAATTTCCCCAGATCCTCGATGATCCCAAGGTGGGCGAATCAGCCCGCAGGTTGTATGATGATGCGCAGGCCCTCCTGCAGCAGATCGTCAGGGAAAAATGGCTTACCGCAAGGGCTGTGATAGGCCTGTTCCCAGCTTATGCGGTGGATGATGACGATGTGATGGTGGAGACCCCCGAAGGGCCTGTTCGATTGTGTTTTCTTCGCCAGCAGATGAAAAAAGCGGCCGACCAGCCTAATTTGTGTCTGGCCGACTTTATTAAACCCCAATCCATGCTGGCTCCCGGTGAAACCGACTATATCGGGGCATTTGCCGTGACGGCCGGTATTGGTATCGAAAAATGGATCCGCCATTTCGAAGCCGACCACGATGATTATCATATCATCATGCTGAAGGCACTGGCCGACCGGCTGGCAGAGGCTTTTGCCGAACGCATGCATGAACGGGTACGAAAGGAATTCTGGGGCTATCAACCCGACGAGCAGCTCACCAACGAGCAACTGATCCGAGAAGAATATCTGGGCATCCGGCCCGCACCGGGCTATCCCGCCTGCCCCGACCATACCGAAAAACGCAAACTCTTCCGGCTTTTGTGTGCTACCGAACATACAGGTATTCAGCTTACCGAATCATTGGCCATGTATCCGGCGGCCAGTGTGTGCGGCTGGTATTTTTCCCATCCGGAAAGCAAATATTTTGGTGTGGGTAAAATCCTGGAAGATCAGGTGGAAGATTATGCCCGTCGCAAGCAGATGCCATTGGATGAAGTTACTTACTGGCTCAGACCCCAGCTGCAGGATTAA